The proteins below come from a single Verrucomicrobiota bacterium genomic window:
- a CDS encoding cyclic nucleotide-binding domain-containing protein: protein MNPEEQQGAGESTEAAAGAATDVAAATGPGFKIWAVDDVVYGPVDLPTLVEWIADERVLADTWIFSEKADSWHKASALPDTKGRFQGGGSPASAPAQASPLIAGIKPGHLRRVKILSDMTDQQIGRFAQFMEVVQAAQFREIVKKGEPGDSMFLMLDGEARVRTFVGGKEKILATLRVGEFFGDMALFDHGPRAADVVANLNCTLLKISADSLMRLTTEAPELATPFLVAICRTLTSRIRADNKRFTDMIAMSAASGRGG from the coding sequence GTGAACCCGGAAGAGCAACAGGGAGCTGGGGAGTCGACGGAAGCCGCCGCAGGCGCGGCGACCGACGTCGCGGCCGCGACGGGCCCCGGTTTCAAAATCTGGGCGGTGGACGATGTCGTCTACGGCCCGGTCGATTTGCCGACCCTCGTCGAATGGATCGCGGACGAGCGCGTGCTCGCCGACACGTGGATCTTCTCCGAGAAAGCCGACAGCTGGCACAAGGCCAGCGCGCTCCCGGACACCAAGGGCCGCTTTCAGGGCGGCGGTTCGCCGGCCTCCGCGCCGGCACAGGCCAGCCCGCTCATTGCCGGCATCAAGCCCGGCCATCTTCGCCGCGTGAAGATTCTCTCCGACATGACCGACCAGCAAATCGGCCGGTTCGCGCAGTTCATGGAAGTCGTCCAGGCCGCGCAATTCCGCGAGATCGTCAAGAAGGGCGAACCCGGCGACTCCATGTTTCTCATGCTCGACGGCGAGGCGCGCGTGCGCACGTTTGTCGGCGGCAAGGAGAAAATCCTCGCGACGCTGCGCGTCGGCGAGTTTTTCGGGGACATGGCGCTCTTCGACCACGGCCCCCGCGCCGCGGATGTCGTGGCCAACCTCAACTGCACCCTGCTCAAGATTTCCGCTGACTCGCTCATGCGCCTCACGACAGAGGCTCCCGAGCTCGCCACGCCGTTCCTGGTGGCGATTTGCCGCACGCTCACCTCACGCATCCGCGCAGACAACAAGCGCTTCACCGACATGATAGCCATGAGCGCGGCCTCGGGACGGGGCGGCTGA
- a CDS encoding HAD family phosphatase, which yields MSMLRARAAIFDLGKVLVDFDYGIMARALSARSDMSGGELRALLDQSSLLHRYESGAMTTREFFAEVQSRSGFRGTLDEFAGVFADIFTPIAPMVALLERLVSQGVPTFAFSNTNELAVRHLRARFPFMHQFNALVLSYEHGAMKPDPRLYEAVEGVTTLRGGGLFYLDDRPENIETAQTRGWQAVLHETPEKSIEAARRAGVLR from the coding sequence GTGTCGATGCTCCGCGCGCGCGCCGCCATTTTCGATCTCGGCAAGGTCCTCGTCGACTTTGACTACGGCATCATGGCGCGGGCGCTCTCGGCACGGAGCGACATGTCGGGCGGCGAATTGCGCGCGCTGCTCGATCAGTCGAGCTTGTTGCACCGCTACGAGTCCGGAGCGATGACGACGCGGGAGTTCTTCGCCGAGGTGCAGTCGCGGAGCGGGTTTCGAGGGACCCTGGACGAGTTCGCCGGGGTGTTCGCGGACATCTTCACGCCGATCGCGCCGATGGTCGCGCTCCTGGAGCGGCTCGTCTCACAGGGCGTGCCGACGTTTGCGTTCTCGAACACGAACGAACTCGCCGTGCGACACCTTCGCGCGCGGTTTCCATTCATGCACCAGTTCAATGCGCTCGTGCTCTCCTACGAGCACGGCGCGATGAAGCCCGACCCGCGGCTCTACGAGGCGGTCGAAGGCGTCACGACATTGCGCGGGGGCGGGTTGTTCTACCTCGACGACCGGCCGGAGAACATTGAGACGGCGCAAACGCGCGGCTGGCAGGCGGTGCTGCACGAAACGCCCGAGAAGTCCATCGAAGCGGCTCGCCGCGCCGGAGTGCTCCGTTGA
- a CDS encoding MFS transporter gives MNNPAPAPPSRWYQGVSRYQWLVLAIASAGWVFDTFEGQIFNITRQQMLADILGPGATEADIKRYGDFFLGVFLAGGTLGGILFGSLADRWGRRPTMVVTILMYSVFSGLTYFADSLWQVAVLRFLVAMGVGGEWSVAAALVAEVFPQHARTHASAIFHSTSILGTWMAAWAGLWVGAEWRHAYLIGILPALLVLWVRASVKEPERWTALAEKSARGEPVNRGSLGELLGDPRWRGRALLGLLLAAVGLSTFWGVVIAGQDLAREFLLRHGTDAKVAAEKAKVAYGYVQATGGGLGLLFFGPLAARLGRKRAFALMHVLALCIVPVVCWLPQSYEALLLLLPVYGFLTLSIHAGYAIYFPELFPTHLRATGTGFCFNGGRILSAGALVFAGWLKGLPGMDLRLAVTLLALTFLLGLVVLKFLPETKGAPLPD, from the coding sequence ATGAACAACCCCGCGCCGGCCCCTCCATCGCGATGGTATCAAGGCGTCTCGCGCTACCAGTGGCTTGTGCTTGCGATCGCGTCGGCGGGCTGGGTCTTCGACACCTTCGAAGGGCAGATTTTCAACATCACGCGCCAGCAGATGCTCGCGGACATTCTCGGCCCGGGCGCGACGGAGGCGGACATCAAACGCTACGGGGATTTTTTCCTCGGCGTGTTCCTCGCGGGCGGGACGCTCGGCGGCATTCTCTTCGGCTCGCTCGCGGACCGCTGGGGCCGGCGGCCGACGATGGTCGTGACCATCCTGATGTATTCGGTGTTCAGCGGGCTCACGTATTTCGCGGACTCGCTGTGGCAGGTGGCCGTGCTGCGGTTCCTCGTGGCGATGGGCGTCGGCGGCGAATGGTCGGTGGCCGCGGCGCTCGTGGCCGAGGTGTTTCCACAGCACGCGCGAACACACGCGTCGGCGATCTTCCACTCGACGAGCATTCTCGGCACGTGGATGGCCGCGTGGGCGGGCTTGTGGGTCGGCGCCGAGTGGCGGCACGCGTATCTCATCGGCATCCTGCCCGCGCTGCTCGTGCTGTGGGTGCGCGCGAGCGTGAAGGAACCCGAGCGCTGGACCGCACTCGCCGAGAAATCCGCGCGCGGCGAGCCGGTGAATCGCGGCAGCCTCGGCGAACTCCTCGGCGACCCGCGCTGGCGTGGCCGCGCCCTGCTCGGCTTGCTGCTCGCGGCGGTCGGGCTCAGCACGTTTTGGGGAGTGGTCATCGCGGGACAGGATCTGGCGCGCGAGTTTCTCCTCCGCCACGGCACGGACGCGAAGGTCGCCGCGGAAAAAGCCAAGGTCGCCTACGGCTACGTGCAGGCGACGGGCGGCGGACTCGGGCTGCTGTTCTTCGGCCCGCTTGCGGCGCGGCTCGGGCGCAAGCGGGCATTCGCGCTCATGCACGTGCTTGCGCTGTGCATCGTGCCGGTGGTGTGCTGGCTGCCGCAAAGCTACGAGGCGCTGCTGCTGTTGCTGCCGGTGTATGGCTTCCTCACGCTCAGCATCCACGCGGGCTACGCGATTTACTTTCCCGAGTTGTTTCCGACGCATCTGCGCGCGACGGGCACGGGCTTCTGCTTCAACGGCGGGCGCATCCTGTCGGCGGGCGCGCTCGTGTTCGCCGGCTGGCTCAAGGGGCTTCCCGGAATGGACCTGCGGCTCGCGGTCACGCTGCTCGCGCTGACGTTCCTGTTGGGGCTCGTGGTGTTGAAGTTCCTGCCGGAGACGAAGGGCGCGCCGTTGCCGGACTGA
- a CDS encoding glucosamine-6-phosphate isomerase produces MESLPDYLRVSRESLGHGAPVKVCVLGDMASIARDLADAMKAEILEARSQGRAATLIVPVGPVDHWPLLARSINDERIDCRETVFVQMDEYLTDSDVWVDESHPLSFRGYLKRAFYDLLDPALAPLPENRVCPDPRDCGAVQRLIDARGGVDATFGGIGINGHIAFNEPPEPGETSTVEQCAALPTRVLGLSRETRTINANTVGGSIEVIPRRAVTVGMKEILASRRVRLYCNRPWQSAVVRRVLHGPVAPGCPASLIRLHADASITVADFVAALPDIRLR; encoded by the coding sequence ATGGAATCGCTGCCCGACTACTTGCGCGTGTCGCGTGAATCGCTCGGTCACGGCGCGCCTGTAAAGGTTTGCGTGCTCGGCGACATGGCGTCCATCGCGCGCGACCTCGCCGATGCGATGAAGGCGGAGATTTTGGAAGCCCGCTCGCAAGGCCGCGCGGCGACGCTCATCGTGCCGGTCGGCCCGGTGGACCACTGGCCCCTGCTCGCCAGGTCCATCAACGACGAGCGCATTGATTGTCGCGAGACGGTTTTCGTGCAGATGGACGAATACCTCACCGACTCCGATGTGTGGGTCGACGAGTCGCATCCGCTGAGCTTCCGCGGCTACTTGAAGCGCGCGTTCTACGATCTGCTCGATCCCGCACTCGCGCCGCTGCCGGAGAACCGCGTCTGCCCCGACCCGCGCGACTGCGGCGCGGTGCAGCGGCTCATTGACGCGCGCGGCGGCGTGGACGCGACTTTCGGCGGCATCGGCATCAACGGGCACATCGCATTCAATGAACCGCCTGAGCCGGGCGAAACTTCGACCGTTGAGCAATGCGCCGCGCTGCCCACGCGCGTGCTGGGGCTCTCGCGCGAGACTCGCACCATCAACGCGAATACCGTCGGCGGCAGCATCGAGGTCATCCCGCGCCGCGCGGTGACGGTGGGCATGAAGGAAATCCTCGCGTCGCGCCGCGTGCGGCTCTACTGCAACCGCCCGTGGCAGAGCGCGGTCGTCCGGCGCGTGTTGCACGGACCGGTCGCGCCCGGGTGTCCCGCGTCGCTCATCCGACTGCACGCGGACGCGAGCATCACGGTGGCGGATTTCGTGGCGGCGTTGCCCGACATCCGGCTGCGATGA
- the lysA gene encoding diaminopimelate decarboxylase — protein MHDFHCVGGRLFCERVSVESLAQKFGTPLFIYSQHTLEDHFGKLDRALAPLDHLVCYAMKANSNAAVMRTLADLGGGFDVVSDGELRRVLAAGGDPRKCVFAGVGKTEAEIEFALRKGIYSLNVESEPELSRINRVAARLKTIAPVAVRVNPDVDAGTHAKITTGTYENKFGIAFEQVEGVYARAAKLKNLRLRGIQMHIGSQLTSVSPFEAAVKKVLPLVQKLAARHRFEFFSIGGGLGIIYKPALASGPGAWWGTAAAKNILTPAAYAARLVPLLKPLGLRILVEPGRFIVGNAGALVTRVEYVKRTGRKTFVIVDAAMNDLIRPAFYDSFHEIVPVRQKRGALVSSDVVGPICESGDYFAKDRPLQRVAEGDHLALLSTGAYGSVMGSNYNTRPLAAEVLVNGRNAALVRARQRTGDIWANERFAPWQK, from the coding sequence ATGCATGACTTTCATTGCGTCGGCGGCCGGTTGTTCTGCGAGCGGGTGAGCGTCGAGTCACTCGCCCAGAAGTTCGGCACGCCGCTCTTCATCTACTCGCAGCACACGCTCGAGGATCATTTCGGCAAGCTCGACCGCGCCCTCGCGCCGCTCGACCACCTCGTCTGCTACGCGATGAAGGCCAACTCCAACGCCGCCGTCATGCGCACCCTCGCCGACCTCGGCGGCGGGTTCGATGTGGTCAGCGACGGCGAACTCCGCCGCGTCCTCGCCGCGGGCGGCGACCCGCGAAAGTGCGTGTTCGCGGGCGTCGGCAAGACGGAGGCCGAGATCGAGTTCGCGCTGCGCAAGGGCATTTATTCCTTGAATGTCGAGTCCGAGCCCGAGCTCTCGCGCATCAATCGCGTCGCCGCGCGGCTCAAGACGATCGCGCCTGTTGCCGTTCGTGTGAACCCCGACGTGGACGCGGGCACGCACGCCAAGATCACCACCGGCACTTACGAGAACAAGTTCGGCATCGCGTTCGAGCAGGTTGAGGGCGTTTACGCGCGTGCCGCGAAGCTCAAGAATCTCCGGTTGCGCGGCATCCAAATGCACATCGGATCGCAGCTCACGAGCGTGTCGCCGTTCGAGGCGGCCGTGAAGAAAGTCCTGCCCCTCGTGCAGAAGCTCGCCGCGCGGCATCGTTTCGAGTTCTTCAGCATCGGCGGCGGGCTCGGCATCATTTACAAGCCGGCGCTCGCCAGCGGTCCCGGCGCGTGGTGGGGGACGGCCGCGGCGAAGAACATACTCACGCCCGCGGCCTACGCGGCGCGGCTCGTCCCGCTGCTCAAGCCGCTCGGCCTGCGCATCCTCGTCGAACCCGGCCGCTTCATCGTCGGCAACGCCGGCGCGCTCGTCACCCGCGTCGAATACGTGAAGCGCACCGGCAGGAAGACCTTCGTCATTGTGGACGCCGCGATGAATGACCTCATCCGCCCGGCGTTTTACGATTCGTTCCACGAGATCGTCCCGGTGCGGCAGAAGCGCGGGGCGCTCGTCTCCTCCGACGTGGTCGGGCCCATCTGCGAGTCGGGGGATTACTTCGCGAAGGACCGGCCGCTCCAGCGCGTCGCCGAGGGCGACCACCTCGCGCTGCTGAGCACCGGCGCTTACGGCTCCGTGATGGGCTCGAACTACAACACGCGCCCGCTCGCGGCGGAAGTGCTCGTCAACGGCCGCAACGCCGCCCTCGTCCGCGCGCGACAACGCACCGGGGACATCTGGGCCAACGAGCGTTTCGCCCCGTGGCAGAAATGA